Within Pseudochaenichthys georgianus unplaced genomic scaffold, fPseGeo1.2 scaffold_2126_arrow_ctg1, whole genome shotgun sequence, the genomic segment TTATTCTGTTAACTACTCATAATAACGTTTAGCCGAGTGGGTGTTGTCTAGCCTTGATAGCTAGCTACATTAGCGGAAGTGTGAGGAAGAATACTGCCACTCTATTGGTCAGTTGGTTTGCAGGGAGCGTTTCTATTGGCTGACACACGGTTCCGTCATCACGGAGCCCCGCCTCTCACTGCCAGCTGAGACTTCTGACAAACACAAGGCCCTTATCCTGTCTGACAGCCAGTAACAAGTTGCTGTAAAAACCTCCATAAGGGGTAAAACCAGCGGTTAGAACCCTGTGAACTGACCGTGTAGTAAGACAGTAATCCGGCGTTGTAGTCCAGCACGAACCAGCGGTACTGCCATCCCTTCATCACGTTTGTCCACTTGCTGAGCGGCCCCTCCATGATGGACGCCATCTTTACAACAGGAGGAGCTGGGAGGAGCCGGATAAGAgacgggggaggagggggggagcgGTGCCCGGGGAACGGGGGGTGTTACCGGCAGGGGGCAGCTGGTGATGGTCCTGGAGCTTTTTTTTCTAGTTATATTGTCATCATTATTTCAATGTAAGTCAATTATGTCTGAGTTAGAGAGTGTATTGATAATAATtaattgtaaaacaaaaaaaatacccAATTACCAAAAAACAAGGAGGGGAGGAGCCGGGGAGAGGAGGGGAATGTTGCCCGGGAATGGGGGAGTGTTTCCGGCAGTGGGCAGTCGGGGGAGTCGGTGATGATGCCggagctttttttttttgctttttccttTATATTGTCATTATTATTTCATTATAAGTCCATTCTGTTTGAGTTAGTGAGTGTATTGATTATAATGCAATGTCAGGCGGGGAGGAGCCGGGGAGAGGAGGGGAATGTTGCCCGGGAacggggggggggtgttaccgGCAGGGGGCAGTCGGTGATGATGATGGAGCTTTTTTTTCTTTGCTTTATATTGTCATTATTATTTCATTATAAGTCCATTCTATTTGAGTTAGTGAGTGTATTGATTATaataaaatgtcaaacaaaaaaatcCCCAATTACAGGATAACAAGGCGTGGAGAGACGGTGATGGTGCTGGAGCTACATGATACATTTAGACTTAATTTAATGGTAATCTTGCTGGTTATTTATGGTAAATTGTTTAAACCTAACCCATAATTTCATTGGATTTGTATGGGTGATTAAGCTTGAAAGAATTCCTTGAATAATGTAAACTTTTCTATacttaataaaatgtatttttcttaTATTTTGTTGTCATGATTTCAATGTATCTTAATTAAGTCAAGTGTTTAATACTTAAGCAAAAGTGATGAGGAAATCTttgaataattttttttaatcatcGATATTATCTCCATTTAAATCCATGttattttaatgttattttcaataTTAATAAGGAAATAAACAATGATGGTGATGGAGCTTAAACATGATACATTTAACATTTAATTAATGGTATTCTTGTTTGTAATATAAAGTGGATTGTAGATAAATAAATGCAATAGATactagggaggcgtgtggcacaGTGGCAGTGCGCTGGGTTTCggatcacaggttcaaaccccactgcagtcagcatgtcgttgtgtccctcagacacttcaccccaaattgctcctgtggggattgtccacagtatcaagtatgtgagtcgctttggataaaagcgtctaacaagtgacatgtaatgtaatatattgcATTTATGAGAGtttaaaaatatacatttattctAAGGGgccatgtatatattttataaattaatatatatacctaGTCAGTGTTATCATGATTATAATTGCACTGATAGAAGCAGATGAAGAACCAATAGCAGAGCAGTATTCATCAATAtctttattatttacaataGGCTTAACACTGATAAGCAAAACTTCACAGTAATATAACGTgagctttaaataaaaaaaaacaaaatatatattttgtacaaTAAAAAAGTTAATGTTAACGTCTCTGCCTTTTTTTAAATCCCTGTTTAGATTCACATGTTccatcattgtgtgtgtgttgctttaCATTGCACTCGTACAGCTGAAGAAGTGGCCTTTGGTTTGATGTGAACACGACCTCCAGAAACACAACAGAAAACACAGGcgacataaataacaacaacaacaacaacaacgaagaGGACTGACAATGAGATGATCTGTGGAAAAATCATTGAGAACAAATCGATTTTTTGACAAATTGAATATCTTTGTTGTATTTCTTTAAATACGTTTGATTTCGGAGGTTACGTTTGACTTGGCTTTTTTTTCTCACAACTATGCTCCACGAATAATCAAGAAgcaattttaaataaatatgttgcgGCTTCCTCGTTTCTGAAGCGGCAGTGTTTCTCCAAagtgtttttgtgcatgtttgttAGAGGGAAATCAACCAGATGTCGATGCACTAACAGAGTTAACGACCTCCAATAAGTAACCGTAGCAACCGAATATCTACATGCTTAATATAATAGACAAATGCACTTTTAAATTTCAATTTTGCATCCGAGTAACCAACCTCCAAGTGACAGAAAAGCTCatggaaaatggaagacatgaaTGTTTCTTTAATGATGGATTTTAAACATCGCCTGTTTCTCTCGCAGTGAAAGACATGAATCATTTGCTCACAAAAAGGCACCAAGAATCGTCAAATAAAAATCACACGGCGTTTCTTCTCTCCGTGTTTCTGTAAAATCACAGCGAATAGAAATCAGTTCGTCTCACAGGAACCGGTTTGAACATTAAAATACTGACGCACGACATGAACTGAAAAACAACGTGTACTCTGCAGTCAATCAAGTGTCATGAAGTGTTGTAAACCTGCAGTGTTTCTACAGATTAGGTGTGGAGTATGCGAGGCCGTATCCAGTGTACATTTAGATGTGAAAAGGAAATGTTTAATTCGTGCTCAAAAAACAGAGCAACTGCTTCTGGACGTTAGTATTTAGTGTGACCAAAATGAGAAGTATGggccaatacaaaaaaaaaagtataataaataataatacaaataaaaaatggcaCCTTTCGAGATTCATGCAGATGGTCATTCGCCCGGGTTCAGAAGGGAAGAATAATACATTCATATATTCAGGTATTCTTCAGTCAGACACGCTCTATATGCTGCGAGCACACATACATCCTCTGTTTCCTGGATATGAAATAAATCCAATATTTACATCTCTCAAAATAGCTCTGTGCTttttaataaaaagaaaaaaaaggaataaTTTAAAAATTCAAGTTCATACATAGACATTCTGAAAAAAAgcttttcttatttttttaaaaaccaaATAATGTACAATGTGCTGAAGACATACTGCAGTTCGTCGGTAGagagatcagtgtgtgtgtgtgtgtgtgtgtgtgtgtgtgtgtgtagcaggtCTCTGGTTTTTTGCAGTGTTCATTTTGTGGAAGATTTCGAGGCACTGAGGACACGACAAGGCTTCAGGGATTGGATCAGTCCGTCAGAAGGACACTTATAGAAACACCGCCCCAGTTCTGCTCCTGCGCTCCCACCAGACTGTGCATTCAAACTGGACTTCAACACTGAAATGCTCTCGGAGACGGCACCGTGTTTACGTGTGGACTCTGAAGACaaaaggcgcgttcacaccgcggtacttttcccacaacggttcatgagaactctttagttctcatgaactaagtacagatcgcgttcacaccggaaaaagtccctgagggaggatgaggcaaatgaagccgctgacgtcacttcttcttcttctgctttgggtttactggcaggccgcaaaccacttcacggcgtatactgccgcccaaagtccccggccggaagtccccggagttggggaaggcttcagtagaagctgctgggagtcccagcagcttctactgaagccttcctagtaaatcgccagaaagccgacacctcctcatctctaccgctcccatgttttattttgtgttgccataaattagtctctctgcgtttctgcgctgggctaatgctaatgctaataatgctaatgcgaggataataaaatggcggcttcacacaactttttgggagttttacggggcgtggtttgcaatccgcccagccaatcagaaacatAGCTCTTTTCTCTAAAAAAGAGCCgcggggtaaaaaggttcgcattaaCTAATTGTaataccggctctttttggtgtgaacgcgatcatgaactaagtttgcatgaccctttgtgggaaaagtaccgcagtgtgaacgcggctgaaGGCTGGGAAACACCATCTGGGCATGTGGGGAATAACGGGGTGTCTGTGTGGATTTGATCAACCTGGTCTCACGAGCTTATTTCCACGCCTCTCTAAAGCTGCGTTCCCTTCGTGTTTACACGTCTGTTATTATTCGATAAAACCAAGACAAGCAGATTTTGGGAGATTCATGGTTTTATCACATTTGTCCCTCGAGTTAAAAATACTGATCATGAAATGTAAATGCAAATCGGTGTCACGTTAAGACCCCGACATCTTGAAATCACGTGGACTTTGTCTCCAATACTTTAGGACAAAATGGCTTTTGAAAGGTTTACGAAGATCCCCAGACACCGAGCTAAATATCTTACTCGTGATTCCCGTTGGAGCTGCAACTCCTGAGGGtctgagatcagctgtttaGCGTTCAACACGTCAGAGAGTCGTGGAAAATGTTAGAAATCCAGATTTAATCTCTTTACTTTGATAGAAATGTGAAAATAGCAACTAATCTTAATATTTGAGGCTGAAAACTTAATTTTTAAAAACCATTTTTGCTTTAAAAGTTGATTTAAATATCTTAATCGTTGCAGCTCGACTCGACACGGTTTGAGGTTCGTCAGTAAACACGTATTTTGCTCAGTATCTTTCCGAACAGCTGATCCACTCGACATTCGCTAACCGAAGAGGCTTTATCGTTGCAGGACTGGAACCACCGgtagtttgtgtgtgttggtgtaaaCAGTGAGTGAGGGACTTCTCTGAGGTACCGTCCAGACCCGCCCCCGAAAAGCTGTAAAAAAGAACCAGAAGAAAGGGAAACCAGTCCGACCGGCGTGATGTCACAGTGATGTCACGGCCCCTCCTCGTCTATTCTTAGTGTTCAAATGTGAATATGAGACCCTCGGCAGACCTCCCGACTTTTGTATTTCGCCGCAGACACCTTCGTGCAAGAATAAACTCCCTCAAAGACCGTCTTATTCCAAGAATCTTCAAGGTTTTCTCACCCGTTTACTATTATATGTTAGTGTGTGTCTCGATACATCTCCACCGTGATGTCACAGTGATGTCACAGCCCCTCCTCTTCCATTCTTGGTGTCCAAATGTGAACTGGGGACCTCCTGACTTCTGCATTTCGCCGCAGACCCTTCTTTCCAGAATAAGGTCCTTAAAAGACGGTCTTCTTTCGTGATGTCACAGTGATGTCACAGTGATGTCACAGCTGTTACCTCTGCACCACGTCTCTGACTTCTCTCACGCAGCCCTGCAGGTTCTCCAGTACcgtgcccccccctccccctcccccccccgagGCCCTCAGCTCCTGCAAGCTGACCTCCAGCTTCCCCACCGCCTCCCGAAAAGCGAATTTGTTCCTCATCTGCGGGATGACGTCCACGTACCCGGAGCATCGGTCCAGCAGCTGCAGCCCCGCGTCCAGGACCACACTGTTGGAGGGGGGGGAGTCGGAGGGGGAGGAGTCGCGGAGGACGACTATCAACGAATCGGCACACTCCAACAACGCCTCTCGGCCCACCCGCTCGGGGGGGACGCCGCGATCCGCCTGCTGTCGAATCCTCCGGAAACCCGCTTTAGTGGACGAAGAGGGAGCGGATCCGTTTGCCATTTTTGAAGGAGTGTTTGTGGGAGGAGCCTGAGGCGGCGGCACTGAAGGTCTCCCCGTCGTCATCATAGTTCCTCCTCCTTTCCCGGTTCGAATCCCTTTCTCCCCGTTCACCtcgccctcctcctccccccccgtCGTCTCGCTGTACGAGTGTTGGCTTCGTAGCGTAGGAGGCGGAGGAGGAGCACATTTGGGTTTTACGAGCCGCGGACGATCGGGGTTTTCGCTGAGCAGCTTGAAGCGGTTCCCCTGGGAGTCGAGAGCCACCAGGTGCACGTCGGGGGGCTTCAGCGTGGGGGAGATCAGCACCGGCACCTTGTGGTTGTGGgtctgagaggaggaggaggatacaGTCTTAGAGGTGGAGGAAGAAGGAGTCTTAGGGGAGGATGAAGAAGTCTTACAGGTGGAGGAAGAAGGAGTCTTCGGGGAGGATGAAGAAGTCTTAGATGGCGAGGACCAGTTTTGTTGCTGTCGATCAACTACAAGGTCCGATTCCCCCGCTTCCCCCCCGACTCCCGGTACCCTCACCCCCGTGCCCCTGGGAACCATCTTGGCTTTGGGTCTCTCTCTGATCTGAGCCGTCTCCTCGTCCGGTTGCCGTCCGTTCTCCGGCGTGGAGCTGCTGGAGGACGTTCTCTCCAGCGGGGGTTTTGCATTTCGATTTCTGGGTAAAGTCAAAGCCATTCGCTCCAAATCTGGCAACCCGGCGGACATGGAGGAGGTGGAGTTAGACCTGGGGAAGGGTTTGGAAAGCCCCCCAACTGGTAAAGTccccaccaccccctcctcagACGAAGAAATAGCTGTTTTCCCAGTCCGAAGCCCTAAAGTCCGTTTTATGAGTCTCGGCGTGAAAAAACCCGCCAATCCGCTCCAGCTACTAGTGCTAACTTGCGCCGCTAAACCCCCCCCTGATGAGGGTTTCTGTCCGAAAGCAGCACCACAGCAACGAGACTGGGGCTGGGGGGGGTCGCTGTGGGAGTGGGAGTGGGCGGGGGAGGCGGAGAACCCCCCCACGACGCTGCTGTCCGAttgggggagaggaggaggcgCCGAAAAGTCCGCCGTCGGCTCGTATTTCTTGTGAGGCTGAGTCTCCATTTCCCGGAAAGAGCTGCTCCTTTTAGGCGGAGTGGGGAGGTTCTGggaggaagacgaggaggaggaggaggatttctTCTTGATGAAGGAGCTGAAGAAGCCGGTCTTTCGGTCCCGTGTGAAGGTGCCCAAATCCTGAGCGTCGTCTAAAAGGCCGGCGGGGGATTTATCTCGGGAAAGTTGTTTTCGGGGCAACGCCGGGGAGCTGCCCGACCGACTGTCCCCCCCCAGGAGAGAAGAAGCCcagcctggagagagagagagagggggggggggggttagagatatacaacatttaaaaaggacATATTCTGGacattttcaggtgtatatcaggatgtagtgtctctactttaaagagtcctctccagctgatgttcaggtgtatatcagcatgtagtgtctctactttaaagagtcctctcctgctgatgttcaggtgtatatcaggatgt encodes:
- the LOC117441900 gene encoding tyrosine-protein kinase ABL2-like gives rise to the protein MHLFSHANIEERTISSWASSLLGGDSRSGSSPALPRKQLSRDKSPAGLLDDAQDLGTFTRDRKTGFFSSFIKKKSSSSSSSSSQNLPTPPKRSSSFREMETQPHKKYEPTADFSAPPPLPQSDSSVVGGFSASPAHSHSHSDPPQPQSRCCGAAFGQKPSSGGGLAAQVSTSSWSGLAGFFTPRLIKRTLGLRTGKTAISSSEEGVVGTLPVGGLSKPFPRSNSTSSMSAGLPDLERMALTLPRNRNAKPPLERTSSSSSTPENGRQPDEETAQIRERPKAKMVPRGTGVRVPGVGGEAGESDLVVDRQQQNWSSPSKTSSSSPKTPSSSTCKTSSSSPKTPSSSTSKTVSSSSSQTHNHKVPVLISPTLKPPDVHLVALDSQGNRFKLLSENPDRPRLVKPKCAPPPPPTLRSQHSYSETTGGEEEGEVNGEKGIRTGKGGGTMMTTGRPSVPPPQAPPTNTPSKMANGSAPSSSTKAGFRRIRQQADRGVPPERVGREALLECADSLIVVLRDSSPSDSPPSNSVVLDAGLQLLDRCSGYVDVIPQMRNKFAFREAVGKLEVSLQELRASGGGGGGGGTVLENLQGCVREVRDVVQR